The Miscanthus floridulus cultivar M001 chromosome 7, ASM1932011v1, whole genome shotgun sequence genome includes a region encoding these proteins:
- the LOC136465685 gene encoding RING-H2 finger protein ATL72-like translates to MAPLGAVAVKTRENRFHLGLGFGKEESASEERITSSRVKTVKASVQEGYVYVYSRRALLLAPLHSYGENAAASQVVAGQQEAPASDGVRSGGGSSSSFDANVVMILAVLLCALICALGLNSIVRCALRCSSRTSPRGAQRQPAAGAGEPGLSSVAPLVQAGARRKALRAMPTLVYSAGLLPLQAAGGGGPVCAICPAELEPGERVRVLPKCNHGFHVRCFDRWLLARSTCPTCGQPLFGAPHKGSGCALFP, encoded by the exons ATGGCTCCCCTGGGTGCTGTTGCTGTGAAG ACGAGAGAGAACAGATTTCACCTGGGATTGGGATTTGGGAAGGAAGAGTCGGCGTCAGAGGAGAGGATCACAAGTTCACGAGTGAAGACAGTTAAAGCAAGCGTGCAAGAAGGGTACGTGTACGTGTACTCGCGGAGGGCGCTGCTGCTGGCTCCGCTGCACAGCTACGGGGAGAATGCGGCGGCGAGCCAGGTGGTGGCCGGGCAGCAGGAAGCCCCGGCGAGCGACGGTGTCAGGAGCGGAggtgggagcagcagcagcttcgACGCGAACGTGGTCATGATCCTGGCCGTGCTCCTGTGCGCGCTCATCTGCGCTCTCGGGCTCAACTCCATCGTGCGGTGCGCGCTCCGGTGCTCCAGCCGGACGTCGCCCCGCGGGGCGCAGCGGCAGCCTGCCGCGGGGGCGGGGGAGCCGGGGCTGTCGTCGGTGGCGCCGCTCGTGCAGGCCGGGGCGCGGCGGAAGGCGCTGCGCGCGATGCCGACGCTGGTCTACTCGGCGGGGCTGCTGCCGCTGCaggcagccggcggcggcgggcccgTGTGCGCCATCTGCCCGGCCGAACTGGAGCCCGGGGAGCGCGTGCGGGTGCTGCCCAAGTGCAACCACGGCTTCCACGTCCGCTGCTTCGACCGCTGGCTGCTGGCGCGGTCCacgtgcccgacgtgcgggcagCCGCTGTTCGGCGCGCCGCACAAGGGCTCCGGCTGCGCCTTGTTCCCTTAA
- the LOC136467118 gene encoding serine decarboxylase 1-like yields MVGSVGNGLADLGAGAVSMNGVGKALHPAEAAAAAETLPMELEPPEALVAAAVEAEAKREEAANGRREIVMGRNVHTSCFAVKEPDADDEETGEREATMASVLALYRRSLVERTKHHLGYPYNLDFDYGALAQLQHFSINNLGDPFIESNYGVHSRQFEVGVLDWFARLWELEKDEYWGYITNCGTEGNLHGILVGREVFPDGILYASRESHYSVFKAARMYRMDCVKVDTLMSGEIDCADFQRKLLQNRDKPAIINVNIGTTVKGAVDDLDLVIKTLEENGFKDRFYIHCDGALFGLMIPFVKKAPQVTFKKPIGSVSVSGHKFVGCPMPCGVQITRLEHINALSSNVEYLASRDATIMGSRNGHAPIFLWYTLNRKGYRGFQKEVQKCLRNAHYLKDRLKEAGVGAMLNELSSTVVFERPKDGEFVRRWQLACEGNIAHVVVMPSVNIDKLDYFLNELAEKRATWYQDGISQPPCIARDVGVENCLCGLHK; encoded by the exons ATGGTTGGGAGCGTGGGCAACGGGCTGGCGGATCTGGGCGCAGGGGCCGTCTCCATGAACGGGGTGGGGAAGGCGCTGCATCctgccgaggcggcggcggcggcggagacgctCCCGATGGAGCTGGAGCCGCCGGAGGCCTTAGTTGCcgcggcggtggaggcggaggCGAAGCGGGAGGAGGCTGCCAACGGGAGGAGGGAGATCGTGATGGGGAGGAACGTGCACACCTCCTGCTTCGCCGTGAAGGAGCCCGACGCGGACGACGAGGAAACCGGCGAGCGGGAGGCGACCATGGCCAGCGTCCTCGCGCTCTACCGCCGCTCGCTCGTCGAACGCACCAAGCACCACCTCG GTTACCCATACAATCTGGACTTCGATTATGGTGCACTGGCCCAGCTGCAGCACTTCTCCATTAACAACCTTGGCGACCCCTTCATCGAGAGCAACTACGGTGTCCACTCCAGGCAGTTTGAGGTTGGAGTGTTAGATTGGTTCGCTCGCCTCTGGGAGTTAGAAAAGGATGAGTACTGGGGATATATTACTAACTGTGGTACAGAAGGAAATCTGCATGGGATTCTTGTTGG GAGGGAGGTGTTTCCTGATGGAATATTGTATGCTTCTCGCGAGTCCCATTATTCAGTATTCAAAGCAGCAAGAATGTACAGAATGGATTGTGTCAAAGTTGACACCCTTATGTCTGGGGAAATAGATTGTGCTGATTTCCAGAGAAAGTTATTGCAGAACCGAGACAAACCTGCCATCATTAATGTTAACATTG GAACAACTGTGAAGGGGGCAGTTGATGATCTAGACTTGGTTATCAAAACCCTCGAGGAAAATGGCTTTAAAGATCGGTTTTATATTCATTGTGATGGTGCCCTTTTTGGATTGATGATACCATTTGTTAAAAAG GCACCTCAAGTCACATTTAAAAAGCCTATTGGGAGTGTCAGCGTCTCTGGGCACAAGTTTGTTGGATGCCCCATGCCATGTGGTGTCCAGATAACAAGATTGGAGCACATAAATGCCCTTTCTAGCAATGTGGAGTATCTGGCTTCAAGGGATGCAACAATCATGGGAAGCAGGAATGGCCATGCTCCTATCTTCCTCTGGTACACCCTCAACAGGAAGGGCTACAGAGGCTTTCAGAAAGAAGTCCAAAAGTGCTTGAGAAACGCACACTACCTAAAAGATCGCCTCAAGGAGGCAGGAGTCGGAGCAATGCTTAACGAGCTCAGCAGCACAGTTGTATTTGAAAGGCCGAAGGATGGAGAATTTGTTCGAAGGTGGCAGCTCGCTTGTGAAGGCAATATAGCTCACGTTGTGGTGATGCCCAGTGTCAACATTGACAAGCTAGACTATTTCCTGAATGAATTAGCGGAGAAACGGGCGACTTGGTACCAGGATGGAATAAGTCAGCCCCCCTGCATTGCCAGAGACGTAGGCGTTGAGAACTGTCTCTGTGGCCTTCACAAGTAG